A part of Pongo pygmaeus isolate AG05252 chromosome 14, NHGRI_mPonPyg2-v2.0_pri, whole genome shotgun sequence genomic DNA contains:
- the POU4F1 gene encoding POU domain, class 4, transcription factor 1, with amino-acid sequence MMSMNSKQPHFAMHPTLPEHKYPSLHSSSEAIRRACLPTPPLQSNLFASLDETLLARAEALAAVDIAVSQGKSHPFKPDATYHTMNSVPCTSTSTVPLAHHHHHHHHHHQALEPGDLLDHISSPSLALMAGAGGAGAAGGGGGAHDGPGGGGGPGGGGGPGGGGPGGGGGGGGPGGGGGGGPGGGLLGGSAHPHPHMHSLGHLSHPAAAAAMNMPSGLPHPGLVAAAAHHGAAAAAAAAAAGQVAAASAAAAVVGAAGLASICDSDTDPRELEAFAERFKQRRIKLGVTQADVGSALANLKIPGVGSLSQSTICRFESLTLSHNNMIALKPILQAWLEEAEGAQREKMNKPELFNGGEKKRKRTSIAAPEKRSLEAYFAVQPRPSSEKIAAIAEKLDLKKNVVRVWFCNQRQKQKRMKFSATY; translated from the exons ATGATGTCCATGAACAGCAAGCAGCCTCACTTTGCCATGCATCCCACCCTCCCTGAGCACAAGTACccgtcgctgcactccagctccgAGGCCATCCGGCGGGCCTGCCTGCCCACGCCGCCG CTGCAGAGCAACCTCTTCGCCAGCCTGGACGAGACGCTGCTGGCGCGGGCCGAGGCGCTGGCGGCCGTGGACATCGCCGTGTCCCAGGGCAAGAGCCATCCTTTCAAGCCGGACGCCACGTACCACACGATGAACAGCGTGCCGTGCACGTCCACTTCCACGGTGCCGCTGgcgcaccaccaccaccaccaccaccaccaccaccaggcgCTCGAACCTGGCGATCTGCTGGACCACATCTCCTCGCCGTCGCTCGCGCTCATGGCCGGCGCGGGCGGCGCGGGCGCGGCGGGCGGCGGCGGTGGCGCCCACGACGGCCCAGGGGGCGGCGGCGgcccgggcggcggcggcggtccGGGCGGCGGCGGCCCGGGGGgcggcggtggcggtggcggcccggggggcggcggcggcggcggcccggGCGGCGGGCTCCTGGGCGGCTCCGCGCACCCTCACCCGCATATGCACAGCCTGGGCCACCTGTCGCACCCCGCGGCGGCGGCCGCCATGAACATGCCGTCCGGGCTGCCGCACCCCGGgctggtggcggcggcggcgcacCACGGCgcggcagcggcagcggcggcggcggcggccgggcaGGTGGCAGCGGCGTCGGCGGCGGCGGCCGTGGTGGGCGCGGCGGGCCTGGCGTCCATCTGCGACTCGGACACGGACCCGCGCGAGCTCGAGGCGTTCGCGGAACGCTTCAAGCAGCGGCGCATCAAGCTGGGCGTGACGCAGGCCGACGTGGGCTCGGCGCTGGCCAACCTCAAGATCCCGGGCGTGGGCTCACTCAGCCAGAGCACCATCTGCAGGTTCGAGTCGCTCACGCTCTCGCACAACAACATGATCGCGCTCAAGCCCATCCTGCAGGCGTGGCTCGAGGAGGCCGAGGGCGCCCAGCGCGAGAAAATGAACAAGCCCGAGCTCTTCAACGGCGGCGAGAAGAAGCGCAAGCGGACTTCCATCGCCGCGCCCGAGAAGCGCTCCCTTGAGGCCTACTTCGCCGTGCAGCCCCGGCCCTCGTCCGAGAAGATCGCCGCCATCGCTGAGAAACTGGACCTCAAAAAGAACGTGGTGCGGGTGTGGTTTTGCAACCAGAGACA